A genomic window from Sorex araneus isolate mSorAra2 chromosome 2, mSorAra2.pri, whole genome shotgun sequence includes:
- the ICOSLG gene encoding ICOS ligand, giving the protein MQPRSPPLRPLLLLLLLLRLLRAEREDLRVQALVGESVALPCVYPQRASFELDDLYVYWQITEGDKPKTVAWHLGSSPEDRAGCESKDGCEWWARAELVPADMQHGNFTLRLADVSPRDEQVFQCLVFKKSLGLKEILRQRVTLRVAASYSIPVVTSQEPAAEGELVFTCISGNGYPQPKVYWINLTDHSLLDKNLQNSTVRLNADGLYDVLSVLRLGRPAQVDCCVENALLGPNVSCERTGLPLSSLGFITTPRPPEGTSTSTLVLLAVGVVIGLGIAATTSWMCRNRCAPRHYTGVWEARRMLQPSDPDGREAAAQHV; this is encoded by the exons AGAGAGAAGACCTCAGGGTCCAGGCGCTGGTGGGTGAGAGCGTGGCTCTGCCCTGCGTCTACCCGCAGAGAGCCAGCTTTGAGCTCGACGACCTCTACGTGTACTGGCAGATCACAGAGGGGGACAAGCCGAAGACCGTGGCTTGGCACCTGGGCAGCAGCCCTGAGGACCGGGCTGGGTGTGAGTCCAAGGACGGGTGCGAGTGGTGGGCGAGGGCGGAGCTGGTGCCAGCCGACATGCAGCACGGGAACTTCACATTGCGCCTGGCGGACGTCAGCCCGCGGGACGAGCAGGTCTTCCAGTGCCTGGTGTTCAAGAAGTCGCTGGGTTTGAAGGAGATCCTCCGGCAGCGGGTGACACTGCGCGTGGCCG CCAGCTACAGCATCCCCGTGGTGACATCCCAGGAGCCTGCCGCCGAAGGGGAGCTGGTCTTTACCTGCATCTCAGGCAACGGGTACCCGCAGCCCAAAGTGTACTGGATCAACCTGACGGACCACAGCCTGCTGGACAAGAACCTGCAGAACAGCACAGTGCGGCTCAACGCTGACGGCCTCTACGACGTGCTCAGCGTCCTGCGCCTCGGCCGCCCTGCCCAGGTGGACTGCTGCGTGGAGAACGCACTGCTGGGCCCGAATGTGAGCTGCGAGCGGACAG GACTGCCCCTCAGCTCGCTAGGCTTCATTACCACGCCCAGGCCGCCGGAGGGGACCAGCACGTCCACGCTGGTGCTGCTGGCTGTGGGCGTGGTCATAGGCCTGGGCATCGCTGCCACCACCAGCTGGATGTGCAGGAACCGCTGCGCCCCGCGGCACTACACAG GTGTGTGGGAGGCGAGGCGGATGCTGCAGCCTTCAG ACCCTGACGGACGAGAGGCAGCCGCCCAGCACGTCTGA